The nucleotide window AGATTAAGGTGAAGGTTTCAGACTCTTACCTTGCTCTCCATTACCAAAGCTACGAGGACTAAAGAAAGTTTTTCTTTTGTCTCCAAGAGTTGTTCTCTCCCGACCACCTGATTCTTCAACAAACTTGTCCAAAGGGTCATCTGAGAGTGAATAACAAAGACAGAATGATGTTCAGCGTGGGGTCAGTGGTGTGTTTATGATTTATGTCTAATGCACTTCCTTAACATTTGAAAGTGACATTTAATCCTGATTTAAAGACTTTGGTCTAGAGGCCCTTTTAATGGCCCTAGTGGAaagaaaaatactaaaatgtatttaaaatacattgatTTTGTGCTAAgcatactacaaatacatttacatatttacagttgaggtcaaattttacatacaccttgaagaatctgccaaatgtttatttatttatttttttttgtgatatttgtTTATGAGcctctgaacagttaaactgcccgctgttcttcagaaatatccttcaggtcccaaaaattctttgaaccctttccaacaacgactgtatgattttgagatcaatcttttcacgctggggacaactgagggactcatatgcaactactacagaaggttcaatcgcTCAATAatgctttagaagaaaaaaaacatgcattaagaaccttattaaaactttttgaatttgaagattagggtaaatgtaacttattttgtcttctgggaaacataactatcttctgtagcttttgaagggcactactaaatgaaaataaaaaatgtacacatcttcattctgttcaaaagtttacacccctagctcttaatgcatcgttttccttctggagcatcagtgagcgtttgaaccttctgtaatagttgcatatgagtccctcagttgtcctcagcgtgaaaagattgatctcaaaatcttacagcAATTGTACGGTTaattcttttgtgtttaacagatgAAAGAAATTCAtagaggtttgaaacaacatgacagtaagtaaatgatgacaaaatgtacattctggggtgaactatgcctttaatgtaTGTGTGTTTTTGTAGAAGGCAGTACTGTTCACTCACCGCACAACTTCAGGTCACAGTAATCAATGGTAATGTTTCCACTTGCTCCTTTTACATAGCACCAGGGACCCTCCATGTCTCCATCTGGGTTTCTGCAGTGGTTCTTCACCAGCTGAACTTGAGGCAGCAACTCCCTCCCCTTTGTTAAGGCCTGCACTTCTGCTGCACTCCACTGCAGGCATGTGCGACCCCCCAGACTCACAGACAAATCCCCTGTGTAGGTCACCCCACTTCCATCCAGACATTTAGTCTTCAGATAACGCTCTACAGGTTTTACAGTAGGTGGTGGAGGAGGGGGCGAACCAGTCTCACCTGAGGAGAAAAGAATAAGATCATCAGGGCTGGTGGGCCAGCATAAATTGATGGAAGGGACATACAGAAACATATTTGCTGTccaattgtccaaatgaagttcttagcaaaacatattactaatcaaaaattaagttttgatatatttacggtaagaaatttactaaatatcttcatggaacatggtctttacttaatatcctaatgattttggcataaaagaaaaatcaatcattttgacccatacaatgtattgttggctattgctacaaatatacccgtgttatttatgactggttttgtggtccagggtcacatatggtaataTGCATGTTTTAGTAAGTCAACTGTCATTTTAGCAGAACCAAAACAACATCCATCCGGTGTACTTGTTACAGTGGTTCAACGGCACAATGGTGATGGCTCAACTTTCTGGTTGCCATCACATAGCTTTAGTTATTGCACCACAGGACATTTTACTGTAATGTTTTAGTGATTTTCTCTACCGCATTTTGGCACACGGCAGGACTCCCTCCTGACTGTTGGATCTCTTGTAAAACACCAAGGGCCTTCAGGGCTCTCATCTGGGTTCCTGCAAAAGTTCTCCGGTAGCTTCAGCTGTGTCACATTAAATTCGCTGGGGGGGGGAACAAGTCGGTCATAAGACTTCAACATCACTGAAGGCTTGTAAAGCTAAATACATGAAAACAAAACATCTTTTTATCACTAAAAACATTTGTGTTTTCTAATCAATCAACATAAAAAGTTTAAAGGTGTTTCAACACAAGAACAACAAAAAGACCAGAAGTACATACTCAATCCTGTGGGGGAAGTTGCTTTTCCAGTACTGGCACGACTTTCCAGACTTGGTGACAGACACATCACCAGTGTAGCTTGCACCGATATCAAAGTAACAGTCTCCTGTCAATCACACATCCAATTTACAGGGTTATTTTACAATATAGAAACTAAAGCTTTcaccaaaaatttttttttttggttttacaaACATATTCTGTGTTGTGTAAGTATGCCTCATACTTACCCTCTGTTTTCACACATAATCTCAACTTGTTGATAGTTGCTGGTGTTCTAGGTGATTTTGTTCCATCACATGCTGtggaaaaaaagattttaaaaaacttGTAACAAAACTAACGGTCAGCAGCATTAAAACAATTTCCTAAAGATATAAACAGTTAATATTCTTAAAAAAGAAGCTCTATATGAAATTTGTTCACATTCTGTCATTCTTTAGGTTTGTTAATGTTTTAACTTGATACTAATCTTTTTCATTTGTAAATTGAACAGGGAAAGGCCAGTGAAAATGCACTTTGTCCCTGGTTCAATAGAAACTGTTTACACAAAATGTTGTCACTGTTTACACTGAAACTTTCAGTAAAGTGATATATATTTTCTTACCCAAATATTTTGCCCAAAATCTTTCCTATGAGACAATGAAAGAAAGAACAATTACATAAACATTAACACAAAATACTAGATAAAATGAATTATACCAAACTACAAATATCTGTCATTTAACAAATATATACtattaacaaatattttttatttaatttattttcaactcCAGCTAATCTGTACACAAGGGCATTGCTCACCGTTTTATCAACTCTCTCGAAGACTTCTCGAGCTTCCTCGTGGTCACAAATCTCTTCCACACATTCTCTCTCCAGATTCCCTGGTTTTAACTCCTCCAAAAAAGTGTTAGCCCTCTTTGCCCGAATGATCTGAGAGGCCTCCTTACTGTCGATGAACACTAAGGCACAAAAGTCAATATTTCTTCAAGACTCACATACTATACATGTAGAATCATCACATAATTATTTTGTTCTCAGCCAAACTAGCCAAAAAGCAGATTAATCTCTGTTAATCCTTACCGTCATGACACAATGCGATTTGAAGTCCAAGAAGTAGGGATATTATAAGAGGTGCTGGTTTTGCTCCCATTCTTGAGGATGACTGAGCCTGTAATCCTGAAAGAACTTGGAGCATCTCGTCGAATCTAATCGCCCACTCAGTCAAAAAGCCCACAGCTGGAGTTACTGGAGTCACCAAGTTAATATTGAACTACCAGAGTTCAAAGAGACCAAAGCGTCTGAACTCTTTTCAATTAAAAAGCCACTCTTTTTGTATCAGATCACCATTATATAAGTGTGGAACATTCTTTGCTTTCTAGGGAACATTAATCACTGACATATTTAATGAAAACAAGATGATATGCTTCATATCTCCAAAGTCGCAAGCGTATCATCTTGTGTGAGGACATATTATACATATAAttctaatattatattaaaaaagaacaCAACGAAAAACTTAAAacaagtattttttaaatatttcacacagtgcttttattctttaaatatattttatgtaattacaTGTCAGAAAAAGCTTTAATCATGAAATGATGATCTTATCTATGTAGCTGAAGAGCTCTGTTAGTACACAGCTTATCCTTTCATTTATCAGTAGTCAGTATGTACTTGATGTTAAAAGTACAAACATACCATTCAAATGTTACTGTTAACGTATAAAAGACGTGAACATTTTCAACTTCAACACAACTGATATATCTTGTATTAGCTCATTTCCCAACACAACTGTGTTTTGCTGATGTACTTGTACAATGTCTGTATAAACATTGATGTAACAAGGTCCACTGCGCACAGGAGTCAATATTTACTGATACGTGCCACAAACCCTCCTAAAAATCAAAGAACACCAAGACTTAAATTCAACAGAGCTAATACTTTTATTTCATAAAGGTTGTTTGTTCTTTAGGAGTGAGACAATGTGTGTAATGGAAACACTTCGGTGTCACAGCCCTGTCTCTATTTCTACAGTCTCTGCCACTGAACTTAGACCGTCCTGACTTTGTAAAATGACCAAACAACTATTAGCATCCTGTTCTGGAACTACCATACAACTATCATTTTCCTGCACAATTAGGCATTTAGCATTACCTTCCTGTTCCTGAAGCTCTATACACTTAGAAGGCTGCTCTTGCACTACTATACACTTGGTATTTTCATCTGAGACAATAATCTCAATGACATCCTCACTGAGCTCAATGCGTTCGAGCCCCTTCTCCGCTCCTTTTTCCAAAAGAATTGTGCCACGGTGGTACACTCCAGAGTCCAAAATGACACCTTCTGGGTGAGACACCATAGCGAAATCCTCTGAGGCTTGAACATACGCCACAGCCTGTCCCTCTTCCAAACTACTGCAGTCAGTCCTATCCTGCTCACTCTTTGACCTTTTCGGTCGGCCTCGTGTTGGTAATGCGTGATCAGAGTCTGAGTGAGGTTTGTGCGACTGCAGATGCCGCTGTAGACTCTGCATCATTGTGTATTTGGCACCGCACACCTGGCAAACATGTGGCTTCTCCTCCCGGTGAGACTTTAGGTGGCGGCGTAGCTTGGTTGCCATTGTGTACCCTTTCCCACACTGTTCGCATTTATAGGGCCTGTCTCCAGTGTGTAGCCGTTCGTGGGCCCGCAGTGTGTGAGGGTCTCGTAGAGCCTtaccacacacaggacacaaatACACCTCACCCGTGTGTGAAATCAGATGCCTGCGTAGTTCAGGCACTTGGGAAAAGCACAGTTCACAATGGTCACACTTGTagggtttctctcctgtgtggatGCGCATGTGTCCCAGCAGATTGCCACGTTGGCGAAAGCTCTTGTTGCAGTGCTGGCACACGTACGGCCGTTCTCCGGTGTGCAGACGCATGTGGTTTCTCAAAGAACCAGAATTGGCTAATTCTTTATTGCATTCTGGACACTTGACCTTGGGAGCCTGGTAGTCTGGCTCTTTTGTTCGATGGACTTCCCTGTGGACGCGTAGCGAGGGCCGGCGAGCGAAAGCTTTTCCACAGATGTCACAGACAAACGGTTTCTCACCGGAGTGAAGAACCTGGTGCTCCTTGAGGTCCCGTTTCAAGCCGTAGCTTTTGTCACAGTGCTGGCATTGAAAGGGCCTCTGGCCGCGATGCATTAGCAGGTGGGCTTGGAAGCTCTCCTGTGAACTGTATGTTTTACCACATTCTGTGCACATGTAAGGCTTCTGATTTTGATGGGTGAATTTGTGTTTCTTCAGATGGCACAGCTGAAAGAAGCTCTTGTCACACTCTTCGCATTTGTACTTCCTCTCTCGGATAATAAAGTGAGGAAAATCCTGATCATTTTGCTCTGCGCTGGAATCCTCATTAGTGTTGTCTTTGTTATCCGAGAGCTTCTTCTTGCTGCTTAGTTCTGACCTGTTTTTTGCATCTTGTCGTTTGTAGATACGGATGGTTGACGAGTGCACTTTTCGAGGTTTAGCAGCAAGGCGAGAGCTGGCTCTCAGGCTTCTTTCTGGATTCAGATGTTCTGAGCTCTGCGTTTGTGATGTACTTATACTGATGCTTGGGATCTCTTCTCTAGCGGGATGCTCCTCGCTCTGATCTGTTTCACTCTCTCCGTGTGCTTCATCCACCACATTCTGCTCCAGGACACTGGAATTACAGGCTCTAGACTCCTGCACAAGATTTGTCTCCTTGATTGGAGGTTTTGCATCCTCTTGTGTGACACTTTGAACAGGATCTGTTAGAAAGCAAAAGTTTCACATTTTCAGAGGAACAACATTATATCATGAACCTCTTACACAGCGCAAATATTATGTATACAGTGcattgtgaaagtattcataccccttaatttctttttaacgctttgttatgttgctgccttatgttaaactgctttaaataattttttatttttcacacaATCTACACTACactacaccataatggcaaagaattttttttac belongs to Garra rufa chromosome 3, GarRuf1.0, whole genome shotgun sequence and includes:
- the f2 gene encoding prothrombin, with protein sequence MLQVLSGLQAQSSSRMGAKPAPLIISLLLGLQIALCHDVFIDSKEASQIIRAKRANTFLEELKPGNLERECVEEICDHEEAREVFERVDKTERFWAKYLACDGTKSPRTPATINKLRLCVKTEGDCYFDIGASYTGDVSVTKSGKSCQYWKSNFPHRIDEFNVTQLKLPENFCRNPDESPEGPWCFTRDPTVRRESCRVPKCGETGSPPPPPPTVKPVERYLKTKCLDGSGVTYTGDLSVSLGGRTCLQWSAAEVQALTKGRELLPQVQLVKNHCRNPDGDMEGPWCYVKGASGNITIDYCDLKLCDDPLDKFVEESGGRERTTLGDKRKTFFSPRSFGNGEQECGVRPLFEKISKDDKNEKELLMSYSGSRIVGGEEAEVGSAPWQVMLYKRSPQELLCGASLISDEWILTAAHCILYPPWNKNFTINDIIVRLGKHSRTKYERGTEKIVAIDEIIVHPKYNWKENLNRDIALLHMKKPVTFTNEIHPVCLPTKNIAKTLMFAGYKGRVTGWGNLRESWTSNPANLPTVLQQIHLPIVDQGICRNTTSVIITDNMFCAGYQPDDTKRGDACEGDSGGPFVMKSPTDKRWYQIGIVSWGEGCDRDGKYGFYTHLFRMRRWMKKVIDKTGSADDE
- the znf408 gene encoding zinc finger protein 408, encoding MAADIGRDRGSGNMRDSIHSVLRSIPRGLTLGPSLAEDGQLGLWCVGRVLEKGTLLGLEEPDKVIRKEKAEGLQQECQNVFRSEISDEINWMRFACSAQNEEEGNVSVLEVNGKLDLRVCRDIQPGTELLLWKDQQEAPLEKEAVQIEACEISSIPNREQDDASEAVALDHLSGCADPVQSVTQEDAKPPIKETNLVQESRACNSSVLEQNVVDEAHGESETDQSEEHPAREEIPSISISTSQTQSSEHLNPERSLRASSRLAAKPRKVHSSTIRIYKRQDAKNRSELSSKKKLSDNKDNTNEDSSAEQNDQDFPHFIIRERKYKCEECDKSFFQLCHLKKHKFTHQNQKPYMCTECGKTYSSQESFQAHLLMHRGQRPFQCQHCDKSYGLKRDLKEHQVLHSGEKPFVCDICGKAFARRPSLRVHREVHRTKEPDYQAPKVKCPECNKELANSGSLRNHMRLHTGERPYVCQHCNKSFRQRGNLLGHMRIHTGEKPYKCDHCELCFSQVPELRRHLISHTGEVYLCPVCGKALRDPHTLRAHERLHTGDRPYKCEQCGKGYTMATKLRRHLKSHREEKPHVCQVCGAKYTMMQSLQRHLQSHKPHSDSDHALPTRGRPKRSKSEQDRTDCSSLEEGQAVAYVQASEDFAMVSHPEGVILDSGVYHRGTILLEKGAEKGLERIELSEDVIEIIVSDENTKCIVVQEQPSKCIELQEQEGNAKCLIVQENDSCMVVPEQDANSCLVILQSQDGLSSVAETVEIETGL